The Methanosphaera sp. WGK6 genomic sequence CTAACTGTGATAGGGATATAGAATATGCAGTTAATCTTGTAGGTGCTAATTCACATTACATATATTGGAATGAAACTGATTTATCAAAAATGGATGTTGTTATAATACCAGGTGGATTTTCTTATGGGGATTATCTTAGAGCTGGATCTATAGCAGGTATTACACCTATAATTAATGCAATTAAAACATTTGCTAAGGAAAATAATCCTGTTCTTGGTATATGTAATGGTGCACAAATATTAGGTGAAATTGATTTAGTTCCAGGAGTATTTATAGAAAATGAAAATGCAAAGTTCATTTGTAAAAGTAAACAACTTAAAGTAAATACTACAAGAACTCCTTTCACAAAATTATATAATAAAAATGATATTATAGAATTACCAATAGCTCATAAAGAAGGACGATATTTTACTGATAATCTTGAAGAATTATATGATGATGATCAAATTGTTTTAACTTTTGAAGATGAAAATCCTAATGGTTCTTTAGATAATATAACTGGGGTATGTAATAAAGAAGGAAATGTTGTTGCAGTAATGCCTCATCCGGAAAGAGCTGTTGAGAAATTATTACGTTCAGAAGATGGATTAAAATTCTTTGAAAGTTTTCTTGACTAAATAATTTCTATCTATTAACTTTTTTTTTACACTTAATGTCCACCAAAAATAAATTCATTAATGTAAAATTTTCTTTATTTTACAATTGAAGTAATATCTACACTTATCAAAAGTTAATTTTTGAATTTTGATGAACATCATCTTATTTTTTATAAATTAGATTTTTTTTAAAAAAACTCAATTTTATTTATAATGAAATTTAATATATAGGTTTATTATAAATATTACTAGATAATCAAATAAAATTAAATATTGGAGTGAATATTATGACAGTATACATGTTAGGAGCAGGTCCGGGAGATCCTGATTTAATAACTCTTAAAGCAATAAAAATATTAAAACAAGCAGAAGTAATATTATATGATAGTTTAGCAAATGATGCATTATTAGAATATGCTCCAGATGATGTTGAATTAATATATGTTGGA encodes the following:
- the purQ gene encoding phosphoribosylformylglycinamidine synthase subunit PurQ, which produces MTDVNDVNVGIIRFPGTNCDRDIEYAVNLVGANSHYIYWNETDLSKMDVVIIPGGFSYGDYLRAGSIAGITPIINAIKTFAKENNPVLGICNGAQILGEIDLVPGVFIENENAKFICKSKQLKVNTTRTPFTKLYNKNDIIELPIAHKEGRYFTDNLEELYDDDQIVLTFEDENPNGSLDNITGVCNKEGNVVAVMPHPERAVEKLLRSEDGLKFFESFLD